A section of the Oreochromis niloticus isolate F11D_XX linkage group LG9, O_niloticus_UMD_NMBU, whole genome shotgun sequence genome encodes:
- the LOC109199279 gene encoding uncharacterized protein LOC109199279 translates to MGEEIYKLKAYPSTTQIGKAAEALVRKHPCLKERNSDTGWEGWKNSLRYKMGNQRKKLAKAGIMDVAVNAGKRSRTNPDGASPRANIKRPRRGEVNFLPSYPSGETRESLETRRLEMVEEFKKTSAGRDIPLIHQDMMRTFALRREEIVTTSPPVSELKDRWPALFHETQLYFEFHRITNQNLPHVFYAAKRGKLDGSVKGWSSFCWHMENRTKTTSMQLEQQLWLAYQCTSRRILQRFSKHARMKLSSMKPQLLWLLMSMKRRCLEEFLSHHAKCS, encoded by the exons ATGGGGGAAGAAATCTACAAACTAAAAGCATACCCTAGTACAACACAAATTGGCAAGGCTGCAGAAGCTTTAGTTAGAAAACATCCCTGTCTGAAAGAGAGGAATTCTGACACTGGGTGGGAAGGGTGGAAGAATAGCCTGAGATATAAAATGGGAAACCAAAGAAAGAAGTTGGCTAAAGCTGGCATCATGGATGTTGCTGTGAATGCTGGAAAGCGCAGCAGAACAAACCCAGATGGAGCTTCACCAAGGGCCAATATTAAAAGACCTAGGAGAGGTGAGGTCAACTTCCTTCCTTCTTATCCTTCTGGAGAAACAAGGGAGTCTCTGGAAACCAGAAGACTTGAGATGGTAGAAGAGTTCAAGAAGACCTCAGCAGGAAGAGACATCCCTCTCATTCATCAGGATATGATGCGGACTTTTGCACTCCGGCGTGAAGAGATTGTCACAACTTCTCCTCCTGTATCAGAGCTCAAGGACAGATGGCCAGCACTCTTTCATGAGACACAG CTCTACTTTGAATTTCATCGGATCACCAATCAGAATCTGCCACATGTGTTTTATGCTGCAAAAAGAGGAAAACTGGACGGGTCGGTGAAAGGATGGAGCAGCTTTTGTTGGCATATGGAAAACAG gaCAAAAACGACATCTATGCAACTAGAACAGCAGCTCTGGCTGGCCTACCAATGTACCTCAAGGAGGATTCTTCAGAGATTTTCAAAACATGCAAG GATGAAATTGAGTTCTATGAAGCCACAATTGCTCTGGTTGCTGATGTCGATGAAGAGGAGGTGCCTGGAGGAGTTCCTTTCTCACCACGCCAAGTGTTCATAG